The Calditrichota bacterium DNA segment ACTGGTTCATGCGATGACGGCACTGTCAATCTGGGTGAACACGCTGTCGCGCAGGTGCGCCTGATCGATGGCGGTAATCACCGTGCGCGTCGGCACGTTGACCACGAAGGCGACGCGATTCATCACTACCAGTGAGTCGCGCCCGCCTTTCTCCGCCACCTTACTCACCGCGCCACCAAGGGTCTCCACCTCCTGTGGGGTGAGCTGGATGTTGCGCAGCCGCAGTCGCTCCAGGGCGTGGAGGGAAAAGCGCACTTCCTCCCGCTTGCGCACCTCTTGCTCCAGCATTTGCGCAAAGGTGGAGCCTTGCGCGCGTTCACCTGGGGTCTGACGCTGGGCAGGCGACGGCTCCACGCGCCCTGGGCCCGCCAGCCGGTCGACCCCTTGCAGATACTCAGGCATTTCATCACCTCCTTTCGTTCCTTGTGCTGCTCAGCGCACCATCACCAGATCAGAGGGACTGACTTCCAGTCCATCGAGCAGGAGTTGGGCGCTGCCATTGTTGAAGCGCACCCCGGTCACCGTGCCCACCGTGTAGGGCGTTGCACTCACCTGCGCACCGCTCTCGTCCACGGCCTTCACCCGGAAGGAGTAGGCGCCACTGGCCACGCGCTGGCCCGTGCTATCCTTTCCGTCCCAGGTACACTCTTGGTCACCCCCTTGTTGCGC contains these protein-coding regions:
- a CDS encoding flagellar protein → MPEYLQGVDRLAGPGRVEPSPAQRQTPGERAQGSTFAQMLEQEVRKREEVRFSLHALERLRLRNIQLTPQEVETLGGAVSKVAEKGGRDSLVVMNRVAFVVNVPTRTVITAIDQAHLRDSVFTQIDSAVIA